ttgcaataataataatattatttgcgCTTTTCAAAGCACCTACATTTTCCCTGTCCAACAATATAGATAActataaatcaattaaaaaaattaaaatttcattacTCAAAATATTTTTGACAATAGAATTTCAAGTTATGTTAAATCAAAAATCACATCCCTTGTCTTTAAATTCCAATAAAGATAAGTAATTCTTGTTCAatctaaaagaacaaaataaaaatttaactaGTTGAAGCATTCTGTCTTGGAGTGCCATCTTTTGAAAAGCGTTGTAAGAGTACTTCTTTAAATGCATTAAGCTCTTCTTCAACTAAACTCATGCGACTCTTAAGTGCATTGTTTTCTTCCTGTACCGTATCCACACGATTGGTAAGAacataattttgtttttttgcctCATTCAACTTAGATTGAAGTTCCGCCCTACTAGGTTGTGGTCCTGATAATTCTTTAAGTGTTATTCCTCctccaaaacccaaaacccgaTCACGAGACTTCGACTTAAACACCTTTTGTGCTACCTATATTAAGAAGCAaaaaagttaaatatcatggcatgggaaagtaaaaataaaaccaaaaaacaTATAAATGAAGAAAAAGTACCTGTACATGGGAAAGTGTTGGTTCTTCTTCCATTATTTACTGAATTTCCTCCTACAACATATGTAACCATCTCAATTAGTATCATACACGGGTGGCTCTAATTAAAGGCCAATTGTCAAAGTTCTAATCTACTAgttaaatttcaagatccaacaatATTCTTTTAATTTAGTTCATTACTTTTGATGAGTCTGAGTGAAAATTTCAGGGTCATTATTTACCAACATGTTCTTATAAGTTGTCTCGTTgtataacaaaacaaaaatttacCGAGTTACACCACTGAACATATGATTCCGATCCGTCTAATTTTCTCGCTAAGTTTGTGCTTTGACATTTGTGGAATAAACTCAGTATCGTTCTCCTAAatcttttgttttttattcatcTCTGCAGTTTTTCTCTCTTAGGGTCTGTGAAAGTCACATGTCATTATCATTTGTAACAACgacaaagtgttgtggtctttATGGAATCAATTCGATCTTGGGAGATAGTATAtccaacatcaacaacaatggGACACCTGAACCTGCAACAGCTCTCCTGGAGCGGTTGTTTGCACAGACACAGAAGTTGGAAGAACACTTGAATGGGAATTCTCCTTTTTTTCAAGATGTTGATCTAGACTTTAACCTTGAAAATCTCAAGTCTGGTATTGAGGCTGCTCTAACAGCCTTGAGGAAGAAGGAGGAGGATCTACAAGAAGCAGAAAGAATGGTGATGTTGGAACATGCTGAATTGAATCAAGCAAAGGAGGAATTAGAGCGTCGAGAGAAGGAAATTGCAGCAGCTTCTTCCAAGCAGGAGAAATTGGAGGAGGAGTTAAGACAGGCTAATTTGAAGTTGATTTCACAGGCTGACATGTAGAAGATATGAAATTTCTATTGAAGGAAAGAGAATAGGAGATTGCTGCATCACATTCCGTATTGCTGTTGAAACAAGATGAAATGAATTTTGTGAATTGACACGAAAGAATGAAGAAGCTGCCAAGAATGCAATGTAGCTTATATCCAAAGCTCAGCTCTTGGACGAAGCCAACGACGTTGTGAAAAAGCAAGATATTGAAATTCAGGAACTTGGAAATGTCCTCCACGGAAAACAACAAGAGATGGAAGAATTGTTATGTACGCAACAGCTTAAAGGAGAGAAGTTAAAGGTTGCGGAGACCAAGTTGGAGAAACAGACAATGGAGTGGTTGCAAGCACATGAAGACCTCAAAAAGCTTGGTGAGGAGGCATCCAAGCACGTAGATGAGAGCAAGGAAACTATGAAAGATTTTCGGAGAGTTAAAAGGCTTCTTGCTGATGTAAGATCTGAGTTGGTCTCATCCCAAAAGTCACGGGTTACCTCAAAACAGAAAATGGAGGAACAAGAGCTGGTTCTTGAGAAGCAACAACTAGAACTGGATGATCAACAAGAAACAATTGTGTCTTACATGAGTAGTCTGAAAAGTGCCCAACTAGAAATAGAAATTGAAAGAGGAAAGCTCAGAGTTGCAGAGGCTCTGAATAAGGAATTTGAGCTTGATCTATCATTGAAGAGGGGTCTATTGCAGAATCTACTGGGGGAATTGGATGAGGAGAAGTGTTCTTTGCAAAAAGTAACCAGTGAAGTGTCTGCTCTTCGAGAGGAGCTGAATATGAAGAACAGTGAATTTGAAGAAAACAACAATCTTCTGGAAGTGAAGGAAAAAGAATTGGTAGAGGCTAAACTAGAAATTCAGCACTTAATATCTGAACATAAGTCTCTATTAGACCTATTAAGCAATAACTGATATGTTACAGTTGGGATGATTAGACCTATTAAGGTTTCTTTATTGCAAAGTCGCATAACAGCAACCAATACTGGGAAATAGATGAGCAGATAATAGGTCTAGTCCTGCTTTTACTAACTTCTGCTCAATTGTTTTCGTTGTGTAAATACCTGTTGTAAGCTGACTGTAATTCCAGTATTTAGATAAGGGGATTAGTGGTAGTGAGCTATGTACATTGTTAAGAACTAGGTTTATTCTTTCAGGTCAATGCAACTCTAGCGCCCGACTAATTTCATTTTGCTCATGTATTCATATCTGTAAGCTAACTGTTACTGAACTATAGGTTAAAAAATCAACTCGTTTACCGGTTTAATATAACATGAATGATGAGAAAGATAAAAAACAACTGAATGAAACTTTAAATACCAACCAGAAAGAAAGAAGGCAGCATTGTTAGATAATTACAATTCTCTTCAAGAAATACAGTACCTTGTTCAATATTATACTCCAACAATAGTATATAAATGATTGTTAACCCACTATAATAGCAGTTTTATGTAAACCACATTCAATATTGATCAGGAATACCTTTAAAGCATCGTCAGTGAATATATAGCTTAAGGCTTTCATAACTACTCATTCCATTTAGCTCATGCTATTTTGATACAAAATTTTCAGTTATAATGTTGTAGCATGTAATCCACTAACCAGTCTACGGAATATATCTAACTATTAGCAGTTTGCAaagcttggaaatcaataatcaCATTATATCTAACTATTAGCAGTTTGCAAAGTTTATTCTAATGAAAACATAGTTTATTTCACCATAAAGCTAACATAGGTGAGAAAAGACATACGTATTTTTGTGTCGTTTCTGCATTTGGGAGGTTAGTGCCTTTCTTGCGAGTTGCGTGGAATACATCTACCAAAGTTGGTTTTTTGCCCTTATTCGCTCCCTTCCATAAAACAACAAAGCACCAATAGTCAAATATACTTTATCCACATATATCtcaaaaaacacaaaataatactttaattatcaTTCTCACCAATTCATCCCAAATGCCTTGTCTAGTAGGCTTGCTCCCTGTTCGATGCATTAGCTCTTTTGCCTAACTGCGCCTATTTTCAGAGTTCCTTGCACTCTTTTCCtgtaatttatttaaatattatcATCATTgcatatataagaaaaaaagcATATCATGTAGTTAAGTGAATTTACCTTAAACTTTTCGTCAGAATAAACCTCCTTTATAAGCCACTTCCAATCCTTACCGTCAAGTCCACTAGGTGGCTCACCTTTGTATGCAGCTTCTAAGGTGATTCCCTTTTTAGTGACATTATTCCTTAACAAGTCTGACCTCCAGTTTGTCCATAACTCTCTCATATGGCCAAGGACATGTTGCGTGTAAATGTCCATGCTTTCATTAGTGAAGGCATCCTAATGTAAAAGAagtttcatcatcatcatcatcagtaaagaaacaaaagaacaagaagaagaacaaataaatctttggctccatcagAAATGGACATTCTAaagtatgaaaaaaaaaatctttttctTTCCAATTTCCTATTTGGACCTTGGCATACTCCAAAGGGTAGGTTTCACGAAAAATAAGCTCTAATTTATCAGAAATTAAGTTAGTTtagcaaaaataattttaattcagTATAAAGTATAAACAATTTGAAATAACAATCTCTGATAACTGTTAAGTCACTGCACTCAGCTCATCACAGGCAGCTTCCACTGAAACTTAGTCAGTTAGCTTATTCCACATCACCAGAGTAATAGGTCGAGTATACAGAAGTAGGTTGTTAGCTTGGTATAATGAGATTTGCGTAGAAGCTAATTAGGAACAAGATTAATATTTGTCTACATTTGCTAATGCGGCCAACCTATAGAAGATGGGTAGTTTAGAAATAAGATTTCAGTTAGCAGTAACTAGAAAATTTTCTCCTGCTGTATCTCCATATAATTACTCATTTAGTTCATCTTTGAGTGCATCTTGTAACAAACACTGAACTCTATGAATAATGGAAAACCCCAGCTAAAAGATGAAGCAAGAATGAAGTTTCAACAAATGTCCTTCAACAAGTACTGTAactgaaaaattataaaatttattcgaATCTTTAGAAACTTTGACAGGCTAACTATAACTAAATGAATTTTTGGTATCTCTAGGTCTATGAATGGATGAGTAACAGAATAGAGAGGTTCAGAATAACCAGCAGTGACACAACTATCCAACTAGACCTAATTGCCAAAGTTCATGGAGTTTCGAGTGCGGAAGATTATTTTGTGAGGTTACCTGACACACTTAAAGACAACCAAATATTTACCTGACCAAGTTGAGAAGCTGGTTTATGAAATGAAGCAGAAAAGAATCCGGCTTGATTTATACTCCTATAATATTTGGCTATCTGCACGAGGCTCTTACGGTTCTGCTGAAAATATGGAGCAAGTTTTTGAAGAAATGAAGTTGGAACCAACAATTGTTCCTAATTGGCATAGTTTCAGCACTGTAGCTTCTGTTTATATCAAGATAGggatgcttgaaaaagaaaagaatccCTTAAAGACCTTCAGATGCGAATCACCGGGCGGGACAAGATGCCATATCATTATCTTATAAGTCTTTATACACAAACCAGCAGATGACCAAAAACCGATACCAAAGTTACACCTCCATGGATGTAAGCTTCTAATATAagccatttttattttttaatttcataTAGTTTACAGCTTTGAAACATATATTTCTGCcaggaaaaaacaaaaaactgatTCATGTTATTCTTTTTGAATGAATATCAGGAATTGATGGGATTGGAGATTTGTGGGAATGGAGATGAAGAGTGCTTGAAGAGAAGACTGGTTTCAGAAGTTCACTTGGACTACATTTACACACAGCATCAAAACCCTTAATTTAAACCAGAACACCTTATTTCAAATGAAGAAAACAAAGTCTGATCTCAAACCTGAATAGGAATATTTAATATAAGAACCAAGTGATATAAATACTCTCAGTCGCTAACAAAAGATTTGACACCACTCTAGGCCAACAAGTTAAGAACaataattcacatgatttaTAAGCAGGCCAAAACTGAAAGTTACATATCTAATTAAATTCTTACCGTGACGGCACTCCACATGTGTTCCTTTTCTTTATCTCCAATATCATCCCATTTGCGCACTTTCACCGGGCAGATATTCGTATCTCGCACTATGATCCCCAAATGTCGTACAAATACTTTATGATTTGTAACAACAACTCTATTGTTGTAGAAAGTAATCTCCAACTTCTCATCGGGTTTAAGCTTGGCAATTTCCTTGCATTTGTTTCTTCCCTTCTTTTTCTGATTCACGTTCTTCTCAGCGAAAGAAGAGCCCCCACCTTCAACTAAAACAATTAATCAATAGAAGTATTAAGTATGTAGGATAATCAAGGAAATTTTATAAAGATAAACCATTACCGTTCACATCTTGAATTGTTTGAGATATCTCTATCTCATCGACATGAACATTTTCAAGTATGTCTTCACAAGCCTCGTTATCATGGTTATCAAAATTCTCGTTTCCATTTTGAATGTGCATATCCTCATCTTCTGATGAGAGCTCATCATCCATGTTTTCCTCATGAACTGGCTCAGGTGATAACTCCCAGCCTTCTATGTTATTCCTTGTGGCAGAAGGGTAAGTAAATAATGGATCGAAGGAAGCTCCATCAACGTTAACATCA
This genomic stretch from Spinacia oleracea cultivar Varoflay chromosome 3, BTI_SOV_V1, whole genome shotgun sequence harbors:
- the LOC110783566 gene encoding uncharacterized protein isoform X2; translated protein: MVRSKEEVVRLHEKTVQPSHKTSLLGSKRNYVPPQLLARGRGQRLADMYTFKKQATTGSLIGIGVGAKTSAGVGSEVLKPIQGQKNNSKGLLTGDDFDVNVDGASFDPLFTYPSATRNNIEGWELSPEPVHEENMDDELSSEDEDMHIQNGNENFDNHDNEACEDILENVHVDEIEISQTIQDVNGGGSSFAEKNVNQKKKGRNKCKEIAKLKPDEKLEITFYNNRVVVTNHKVFVRHLGIIVRDTNICPVKVRKWDDIGDKEKEHMWSAVTDAFTNESMDIYTQHVLGHMRELWTNWRSDLLRNNVTKKGITLEAAYKGEPPSGLDGKDWKWLIKEVYSDEKFKEKSARNSENRRS
- the LOC110783566 gene encoding uncharacterized protein isoform X1, producing the protein MVRSKEEVVRLHEKTVQPSHKTSLLGSKRNYVPPQLLARGRGQRLADMYTFKKQATTGSLIGIGVGAKTSAGVGSEVLKPIQGQKNNSKGLLTGDDFDVNVDGASFDPLFTYPSATRNNIEGWELSPEPVHEENMDDELSSEDEDMHIQNGNENFDNHDNEACEDILENVHVDEIEISQTIQDVNVEGGGSSFAEKNVNQKKKGRNKCKEIAKLKPDEKLEITFYNNRVVVTNHKVFVRHLGIIVRDTNICPVKVRKWDDIGDKEKEHMWSAVTDAFTNESMDIYTQHVLGHMRELWTNWRSDLLRNNVTKKGITLEAAYKGEPPSGLDGKDWKWLIKEVYSDEKFKEKSARNSENRRS